A single Euwallacea similis isolate ESF13 chromosome 1, ESF131.1, whole genome shotgun sequence DNA region contains:
- the wap gene encoding DDB1- and CUL4-associated factor 7 — protein MAHSGGVQGKRKEIYKYIAPWPLYSMNWSVRPDKRFRLALGSFVEEYNNKVQIVSLDEETSEFTAKNTFEHPYPTTKIMWIPDSKGIFPDLLATSGDYLRVWRASEPDTRLECVLNNNKNSDFCAPLTSFDWNEVDPNLVGTSSIDTTCTIWGLETGQVIGRVNLVSGHVKTQLIAHDKEVYDIAFSRAGGGRDMFASVGADGSVRMFDLRHLEHSTIIYEDPAHTPLLRLAWNKQDPNYLATIAMDSCEVIILDVRVPCTPVARLNNHRACVNGIAWAPHSSCHICTAGDDHQALIWDIQQMPRAIEDPILAYTAAEGEVNQIQWGATQPDWIAICYNKSLEILRV, from the exons ATGGCTCACTCAGGAGGTGTACAGGGCAAGAGAAAAGAAATCTATAAATATATAGCTCCATGGCCACTATATAGTATGAATTGGTCAGTTAGGCCAGACAAGCGGTTTCGTTTAGCCCTAGGAAGTTTTGTGGAGGaatacaataataaagtacaaaTTGTTTCACTTGATGAGGAAACTAGTGAATTCACAGCAAAAAACACATTTGAACATCCATATCCTACTACAAAAATTATGTGGATTCCTGATAGTAAAGGCATTTTCCCTGATCTTTTAGCCACAAG TGGTGATTATCTACGGGTGTGGAGGGCATCTGAACCTGACACAAGATTAGAATGTGTTTTgaataacaacaaaaattcagatttttgtGCACCTCTTACAAGCTTTGACTGGAACGAAGTTGACCCAAATCTAGTTGGGACCTCTTCAATTGACACCACTTGTACAATATGGGGACTCGAAACTGGCCAG GTTATTGGTCGCGTTAACCTAGTTTCGGGACATGTAAAGACGCAGCTCATTGCCCATGACAAAGAGGTGTATGACATAGCCTTTTCGAGAGCAGGTGGAGGAAGGGATATGTTCGCTTCCGTGGGCGCCGATGGATCGGTAAGAATGTTCGATCTAAGGCACTTGGAACATTCTACCATTATTTATGAAGACCCGGCACATACCCCATTATTACG ATTGGCATGGAACAAACAAGACCCGAATTATCTAGCAACAATTGCCATGGATTCTTGCGAAGTCATCATACTGGATGTCCGCGTGCCGTGTACTCCGGTTGCCCGTCTTAATAACCACAGGGCATGTGTTAATGGAATTGCATGGGCACCTCATTCTAGTTGTCATATCTGCACAGCAG GGGATGATCATCAGGCTTTAATATGGGATATACAACAAATGCCTAGAGCCATCGAAGATCCAATTCTCGCCTATACAGCTGCAGAGGGCGAGGTGAATCAGATACAGTGGGGCGCTACACAGCCGGACTGGATAGCAATTTGTTACAATAAGTCCTTGGAAATATTAAGAGTATAG